A single Lolium perenne isolate Kyuss_39 chromosome 6, Kyuss_2.0, whole genome shotgun sequence DNA region contains:
- the LOC127306513 gene encoding uncharacterized protein, with protein MEPRARAPAVHPREEENQGRRRGDGAGDLRARAPDGRPAATGARASAPLARDGQRRVVAPRRVDAPFRAAEAPRRGVAPSMPAMRRQEEVQQRGGHGHIATRAVAPVRVGADRAVAPVLPAARRTGDVMRPRRGADEQVAPLNLRAPAVGGELARRPARAVCIVPRTAEIDHEDEALSRALLAVIVGVRRAVTTEEVAHALEDVHGLPPASFSVHCHRPEDFLIYFASAADKDRVLGEGVLESLFFRLLLRPWSRRTHAPSGGLCVHTELEIEGVPANAWSLATAEAVLAPAAWVERLHPLTCSRADMGIFRLSAWSLDPATIPREVDLHVVEPDDPPSLEDIAAPTQAVVPPHINTLAYPLIVHVTRTTDFRRSAPRGEADRRGDDDGGQTAAWPARRQYHYTIGAPDSLPGAGDGGGASSSGQAGGGGRGTTRTLASGVVVGDLDQPASRLAQKKKRKSRGGRKVRRLKAMARAAESAGRQDEQDPDAMAPLEEDGPVKSTTAGVEGAAGAAGESAANVGAVVLVGSLVVLPATAAAGCQGSTTTAAAARQGLVTTALEPPSVQASTLDSWAGPLVPRPLLGLDAFTAQDRSTEPARGEEAIQTGVLGWAACLRLGQVRHWTKTGMWMRLRGWLRS; from the coding sequence ATGGAACCGAGGGCAAGGGCCCCTGCTGTGCATCCTCGCGAGGAAGAGAaccaaggtaggagaaggggtgaCGGCGCCGGCGACCTCCGTGCGCGTGCGCCGGATGGGCGCCCGGCTGCCACGGGTGCGCGTGCCTCGGCTCCGCTTGCACGCGATGGGCAGAGGAGGGTGGTGGCTCCGCGCCGGGTCGACGCGCCGTTCCGGGCTGCGGAGGCACCGCGCAGAGGAGTCGCGCCATCGATGCCTGCCATGAGGCGCCAGGAGGAAGTGCAGCAGCGTGGCGGGCATGGGCATATTGCCACCCGCGCGGTGGCACCGGTGCGCGTGGGGGCTGACCGGGCTGTTGCACCAGTGCTACCGGCGGCCCGCCGCACAGGTGATGTCATGCGGCCCCGCAGGGGTGCGGACGAGCAGGTGGCGCCGCTAAACTTGCGCGCACCGGCGGTCGGAGGGGAGCTCGCGCGGCGCCCAGCGCGCGCGGTTTGCATCGTGCCCCGTACGGCCGAgatcgaccacgaagacgaagcaCTCTCGAGGGCTTTGCTGGCTGTCATCGTCGGCGTGCGACGGGCGGTCACCACAGAGGAGGTGGCCCACGCGCTGGAGGACGTCCACGGGCTGCCGCCGGCAAGCTTCTCCGTTCACTGCCACAGACCCGAGGACTTCCTCATCTACTTCGCATCGGCGGCGGACAAGGATAGGGTGCTGGGTGAGGGCGTGCTGGAGTCGCTGTTCTTCCGGCTGCTCCTTCGGCCGTGGTCGCGGCGCACACACGCGCCCTCCGGCGGGCTCTGCGTGCACACTGAGCTCGAGATTGAGGGCGTGCCGGCGAATGCTTGGAGCCTCGCCACGGCGGAGGCCGTGCTCGCTCCGGCGGCTTGGGTGGAGCGCCTCCATCCCCTAACGTGCAGCCGAGCCGACATGGGGATCTTCCGCCTCAGTGCATGGAGCCTCGATCCGGCGACGATACCGCGGGAGGTTGACCTGCATGTGGTTGAGCCGGACGACCCGCCGTCGTTGGAAGACATAGCGGCGCCGACGCAGGCGGTGGTCCCGCCGCATATCAACACGCTGGCATATCCCCTCATCGTGCACGTGACACGGACGACCGATTTCCGTCGCTCGGCCCCGCGCGGCGAGGCTGACAGACGCGGGGATGACGACGGTGGGCAGACGGCGGCGTGGCCGGCCAGGAGGCAGTACCATTACACCATTGGCGCGCCGGACTCGCTGCCTGgtgcgggagatggtggcggcgcTTCCTCGTCTGGCCAGGCTGGCGGTGGCGGGCGCGGGACCACTAGGACCCTGGCGTCCGGCGTGGTCGTCGGCGACCTAGACCAGCCCGCGTCGCGACTTGCGCAGAAGAAAAAGAGGAAGAGCAGAGGTGGGCGAAAGGTGAGGAGGCTGAAAGCGATGGCACGGGCAGCTGAGAGCGCCGGCCGGCAAGACGAACAAGACCCTGACGCCATGGCTCCGTTGGAGGAGGATGGACCGGTCAAAAGCACAACCGCTGGCGTGGAAGGCGCGGCGGGAGCTGCAGGTGAGAGCGCCGCAAACGTAGGCGCCGTGGTGCTGGTGGGATCGCTCGTGGTCCTGCCCGCCACTGCTGCCGCTGGCTGCCAGGGCTCTACCACGACCGCCGCAGCTGCGCGCCAAGGCCTGGTGACGACCGCGTTGGAGCCCCCTTCGGTCCAAGCTTCAACGCTGGATTCTTGGGCAGGCCCGCTTGTTCCGCGGCCGCTGTTGGGCTTGGACGCCTTCACGGCCCAGGACCGATCCACGGAGCCAGCGCGGGGAGAGGAAGCGATTCAAACCGGGGTGCTGGGCTGGGCTGCTTGTCTGAGGCTGGGCCAGGTTCGACACTGGACCAAGACAGGGATGTGGATGCGCCTGCGGGGTTGGCTCCGATCCTAG
- the LOC139832593 gene encoding uncharacterized protein, protein MNCICWNCRGAGDAATVKEVKDLVLQYAPVVLCLLETQLEKTRLENLTRSFGYDNCYAVSSEGRSGGLAMYWNNPLVLDLQSFSKNHIDMKVLDGDKAPWRLTCIYGEANRSRRYRTWELLSLLCAHSDLPWVCLGDYNEVLSREEHFGVGDRDDAQINAFRQAADSCALSDLGYVGLDWTFEKKVRGGDCVTLEDMNTKLNALSGDLHKWNRDVFGEVRKEIKRLHARLAELRASPGRLAPSHEEIRVCDKIVELNYREEIMWRQRSRIQWLAEGDSNTQFFHRKASGTLGMNDVIDTVPSRVTAEMNASLVAPYTEEEIKKALFQMFPTKAPGPDGFPAHFFQRHWELCGAEVTRAVLNVLKGIESPASINSTCMVLIPKVNNPDDLVQFRPISPCNVILKIVSKVQANRLKEILPDIISAEQSAFVPGRLITDNIISAYECLHFMKKKRGRHKQYGALKVDMRRPMTG, encoded by the exons ATGAATTGCATATGCTGGAACTGTCGCGGTGCTGGCGACGCTGCGACAGTTAAGGAGGTCAAGGACCTCGTGTTACAATACGCCCCAGTGGTTCTTTGTCTTTTGGAGACCCAGCTGGAGAAAACTAGATTAGAGAATCTAACCAGATCTTTTGGATATGATAACTGCTATGCTGTGTCTAGCGAGGGCCGAAGTGGAGGCCTTGCAATGTACTGGAATAATCCTCTAGTGCTCGACCTTCAGAGTTTCTCGAAAAATCATATTGACATGAAGGTTCTTGATGGAGATAAAGCGCCTTGGCGATTGACTTGCATCTATGGTGAAGCCAACCGTTCGCGTCGTTACCGTACATGGGAGCTCCTGTCCTTATTATGTGCCCATTCGGACCTCCCGTGGGTCTGCTTAGGAGACTATAATGAAGTGCTTAGTAGAGAGGAACACTTCGGTGTAGGCGACAGAGATGACGCGCAGATAAATGCCTTTAGACAAGCAGCAGATTCGTGTGCTTTGTCTGATCTAGGCTATGTTGGTTTGGACTGGACATTTGAGAAGAAAGTCCGGGGAG GAGATTGTGTGACGTTGGAAGATATGAACACAAAACTGAATGCTTTATCAGGTGACCTACACAAGTGGAACAGGGATGTGTTTGGGGAAGTACGCAAGGAGATCAAGAGATTACATGCAAGATTGGCTGAGTTACGTGCATCTCCTGGCAGGCTAGCCCCTAGTCATGAAGAGATCAGAGTCTGTGACAAAATTGTGGAGCTAAACTATAGAGAGGAAATAATGTGGAGACAACGATCACGTATCCAGTGGCTTGCTGAGGGGGACAGTAACACGCAGTTTTTCCATAGGAAAGCTTCTG GAACTCTTGGCATGAATGATGTTATTGATACTGTACCTTCTCGTGTTACTGCAGAGATGAATGCCTCTTTGGTTGCGCCATACACGGAGGAGGAGATAAAAAAAGCTCTGTTCCAGATGTTCCCTACAAAGGCGCCTGGCCCGGACGGATTTCCAGCTCATTTTTTTCAACGCCACTGGGAATTATGTGGTGCAGAGGTTACTAGAGCTGTGTTGAATGTTCTGAAGGGTATTGAATCTCCAGCATCCATTAACTCTACGTGCATGGTTCTTATACCAAAAGTTAATAACCCAGATGATCTAGTTCAGTTTCGACCAATTAGTCCGTGTAATGTCATTCTGAAGATAGTGTCAAAGGTTCAAGCAAATAGGTTGAAAGAGATATTGCCTGACATTATTTCTGCAGAACAGTCGGCCTTTGTGCCGGGTAGACTTATAACTGATAATATTATTTCGGCATATGAGTGCCTTCATTTTATGAAAAAGAAGAGAGGTAGACATAAACAGTATGGGGCCTTGAAGGTTGATATGAGGAGGCCTATGACAGGGTAG